Proteins from one Saprospiraceae bacterium genomic window:
- a CDS encoding helix-turn-helix transcriptional regulator — MTKIKESRLLLLKYVFQAAYDKGITQKDIEAKTGIDQANLSKMLNGKFCPSVDVFLKIAEFVGVDISLQIKDLD; from the coding sequence ATGACCAAAATAAAAGAATCCCGGTTACTGCTTTTAAAATATGTCTTTCAGGCAGCATACGACAAAGGCATAACCCAAAAGGACATTGAGGCCAAAACCGGGATAGATCAGGCGAATTTAAGCAAAATGCTAAACGGGAAATTTTGCCCTTCGGTGGATGTATTTTTGAAAATAGCTGAATTTGTCGGGGTAGATATTTCGCTCCAAATTAAAGACCTTGATTAA